One region of Jonesiaceae bacterium BS-20 genomic DNA includes:
- a CDS encoding helix-turn-helix domain-containing protein, protein MNVPENFRATLESAASMRVMAHPTRLKLLGLLRELGPQTAAQLSESVDEAPGTLSYHLNKLASINLIEPAPDQGSDRRERWWRATATMTSWEPAELMDDPEQFAASTALLKSVSQGHAATYGEYLDKAPELERKWVAAAASSDYLLQLAAPELAQLRAELEALAECWLEVSAANVANGSGDQADIQSVVLMFQAYRRP, encoded by the coding sequence ATGAATGTTCCAGAAAATTTCCGTGCCACCCTTGAATCTGCGGCATCTATGCGGGTCATGGCCCACCCAACCCGGCTGAAACTATTGGGTCTCCTGCGCGAGCTGGGGCCGCAAACAGCGGCCCAGCTGAGCGAAAGCGTAGATGAAGCTCCGGGGACTTTGAGTTACCACCTGAACAAGCTGGCATCGATAAATTTGATCGAACCGGCGCCGGATCAGGGAAGCGATCGGCGCGAGCGGTGGTGGCGGGCAACCGCCACCATGACCTCGTGGGAACCCGCGGAACTGATGGATGATCCGGAACAATTTGCGGCATCGACGGCTTTGCTGAAGTCCGTAAGCCAAGGGCATGCGGCCACCTACGGAGAATATCTTGATAAGGCCCCGGAGCTGGAGCGAAAGTGGGTTGCGGCGGCCGCGAGCAGCGACTATTTGCTGCAGCTGGCGGCCCCGGAGCTGGCGCAGCTTCGCGCCGAGCTAGAAGCGCTCGCGGAGTGCTGGCTTGAGGTGAGCGCGGCAAATGTGGCGAACGGGTCGGGAGATCAAGCAGATATTCAGTCCGTGGTGCTTATGTTCCAGGCCTACCGCCGTCCGTAA
- a CDS encoding FadR/GntR family transcriptional regulator, translated as MSDRSGLIEKTVQKLRSQILGGQWQVGDRIPTEPELTAKLGVGRNTVREAVQALVHAGLLVRRQGSGTYVKSISEMSMAIGRHLEDAHYTHILEVRRSLEVEAARLAATHRTEEDITALREANRLRQEAFLEQDIDRMVQADMHLHSEIARVSKNPVLASLYDSLTDSVQATIRRNVELLLRSQVRDDHDDLIEAIVLGDSFLAMEEMGSYLETYIEGQPE; from the coding sequence ATGTCTGATCGTTCCGGTCTGATTGAAAAAACCGTGCAAAAGCTGCGCTCTCAAATCTTGGGTGGGCAGTGGCAGGTTGGAGACCGTATTCCCACAGAGCCTGAACTCACCGCAAAACTTGGGGTGGGGCGTAATACTGTCCGAGAGGCAGTCCAGGCTCTAGTCCACGCTGGCCTTTTGGTGCGCAGGCAAGGCTCCGGCACCTACGTAAAATCAATCTCTGAAATGTCCATGGCGATTGGCCGCCACCTTGAGGATGCCCACTACACCCACATCTTGGAAGTCCGACGTAGTCTTGAGGTGGAGGCGGCCCGGCTCGCAGCTACGCACCGTACCGAAGAAGACATTACTGCGTTGCGTGAGGCTAATCGGCTACGCCAAGAGGCGTTCTTGGAGCAGGATATTGACCGGATGGTTCAAGCCGACATGCACCTGCACTCGGAGATCGCCAGAGTTTCCAAGAATCCAGTCTTGGCTTCCCTATATGACTCGCTTACCGATTCCGTTCAGGCCACCATCCGGCGCAATGTGGAGTTGCTCCTTCGCAGCCAGGTCCGTGACGACCACGATGACCTCATCGAAGCTATTGTGTTGGGCGATTCCTTCTTAGCGATGGAAGAGATGGGCTCCTACCTCGAAACTTATATTGAGGGTCAGCCCGAGTGA
- a CDS encoding DUF222 domain-containing protein: protein MAENSDSTPKPGGASHKQEKRASELKEVDVGNVDVGNPDADNVDLDMADPVVVATRLIEELYAALVQRAEYPQLDHEQSHAFLSGVDATALSLQEISSLKLESAADQRLSSLLDRAITALQVKQASLVVKGKSMFALVGRGKGLKSHVEARAKSSGIGQRAAAKEIRIGETLAANSTAQAAVTSGELGLEQVDILSRAVTKYEELTGKKLTSSENFAVVTLGKGRTPEQYAVDVKKYLDSRDPEAHDKSHKRQHLERYFNMSMGPDGAHFRGFLDSSAAQYLRASLDGAMGKPAAGDERSFQQRQADALVTVAKTSLGSGELKPGAHVPPHVSLIMTQESFVNATKELKRRDRVQEELRRRNLSSVDQLRSQLEDEAGPQVALSGAVTSQDEFDVSLLKPSAMDPIEYSDGTPVALAEVSRVLCDCRITRIALGAKALPTNLGRTVRVYSKEHRIAVEARDGSCRFDGCGTVPKYCEVHHIEWWERDDGETSLDNAILVCLFHHGQIHNGSLEVIENSDGMPEVVVAGSRAGSRAGSRAGSRTETRAGSRAGSRTETRAGVSGGSSAGSRRNQVSNPTNMELDGSPPAEERNGQSGLDIDTPDSESGNVQSARGNHGAQDEPTDSSRSNLPPPSNLTEPDTAFVGDSSELNSFHAGNLVESDVGLSENLVGSNSFYARDSVESDAAPTENPMETKSVAPQGVFVPKAASSPPSVDQNLSSLPETNVGRVSTQKDARRVSSRKAENRLPIPSPRTQGRKPKVRRVETGYDLFGSVDSN from the coding sequence ATGGCGGAGAATTCCGATAGTACGCCCAAACCGGGCGGGGCTAGTCACAAGCAAGAAAAGCGTGCAAGCGAGCTCAAGGAAGTCGATGTGGGCAATGTTGATGTAGGCAACCCTGATGCAGACAATGTTGATCTAGACATGGCTGACCCTGTAGTTGTGGCCACAAGACTTATTGAAGAGTTGTATGCGGCTTTGGTGCAGCGCGCGGAATATCCACAATTGGACCATGAACAGTCCCATGCATTCCTGTCTGGAGTCGATGCTACTGCGCTGAGTCTGCAGGAGATTAGTTCGCTGAAACTTGAATCTGCGGCTGATCAACGGCTCTCAAGCCTATTGGATCGGGCAATCACTGCTTTGCAGGTAAAGCAGGCAAGTTTGGTGGTTAAGGGCAAGTCCATGTTCGCTCTTGTTGGGCGCGGGAAGGGCTTGAAGTCGCATGTAGAAGCGAGGGCCAAGAGTTCAGGGATTGGGCAGCGTGCCGCAGCTAAAGAGATCCGTATTGGTGAGACGTTGGCTGCAAATTCAACGGCGCAAGCAGCGGTTACTAGTGGTGAATTGGGCCTTGAGCAGGTAGATATCTTGTCTCGAGCGGTCACCAAGTATGAGGAACTGACTGGGAAGAAGCTGACCTCAAGTGAAAACTTTGCGGTAGTAACCCTTGGTAAAGGGCGTACCCCAGAGCAGTATGCGGTTGACGTAAAGAAGTACTTAGATTCCCGTGATCCTGAAGCGCATGACAAATCCCACAAGAGACAACACCTTGAACGGTATTTCAATATGAGCATGGGGCCGGACGGTGCCCATTTTCGAGGATTCTTGGACTCTAGTGCTGCTCAGTATTTGCGTGCTTCCCTAGATGGGGCAATGGGTAAACCGGCAGCTGGTGATGAGCGTAGTTTTCAACAGCGTCAGGCAGATGCTTTGGTTACGGTTGCCAAGACTTCCTTGGGTAGTGGTGAGCTCAAGCCAGGTGCACATGTACCTCCACATGTCTCCTTGATCATGACCCAAGAATCTTTTGTGAATGCTACGAAGGAGCTGAAACGCCGGGATCGTGTCCAAGAAGAGTTGCGGCGTAGAAACCTCAGCAGTGTAGACCAGCTACGAAGCCAACTAGAGGATGAAGCCGGACCCCAAGTTGCCCTCTCCGGTGCTGTAACTAGCCAGGATGAGTTTGATGTCAGTTTGTTGAAGCCTAGTGCAATGGACCCGATTGAATACTCAGATGGTACGCCTGTGGCTCTCGCTGAGGTGAGCCGGGTCCTCTGTGATTGCCGTATTACTCGGATTGCTCTAGGAGCTAAAGCGCTCCCAACTAATCTTGGCCGCACAGTTCGGGTGTATTCCAAGGAGCACCGTATTGCGGTTGAAGCTCGTGATGGTTCCTGCCGGTTTGATGGCTGCGGTACCGTGCCTAAATATTGCGAAGTCCATCATATTGAATGGTGGGAGCGGGACGACGGGGAAACTTCCCTAGATAATGCGATCTTGGTGTGCCTTTTCCACCATGGACAGATCCATAACGGTTCACTTGAAGTCATTGAGAACAGCGATGGAATGCCTGAAGTTGTTGTTGCTGGCTCACGTGCTGGCTCACGTGCTGGCTCACGTGCTGGCTCTCGCACTGAAACTCGTGCTGGCTCACGTGCTGGCTCTCGCACTGAAACTCGTGCTGGAGTTTCTGGTGGATCTTCTGCTGGGTCGCGCAGGAATCAGGTATCAAACCCCACGAACATGGAATTAGATGGGTCGCCCCCTGCTGAAGAGCGGAATGGCCAAAGTGGATTGGATATAGATACTCCAGACTCAGAATCTGGAAATGTGCAGTCTGCTCGGGGTAACCATGGAGCGCAAGATGAACCAACTGACTCGTCACGGTCAAACTTGCCGCCGCCTTCTAACCTAACGGAGCCTGATACGGCATTTGTAGGAGACTCCTCAGAATTGAACTCGTTCCATGCGGGGAATTTAGTGGAGTCTGATGTGGGATTGTCAGAGAATCTTGTGGGGTCAAACTCGTTTTATGCGCGGGACTCGGTGGAGTCCGACGCGGCACCGACAGAGAACCCCATGGAGACGAAGTCGGTGGCGCCGCAGGGTGTATTCGTGCCCAAGGCAGCATCATCACCGCCCTCAGTGGATCAGAATTTATCGAGTCTTCCTGAGACTAATGTTGGGCGAGTGAGTACTCAGAAGGATGCACGGCGAGTGAGCTCTCGGAAAGCTGAGAATCGGTTGCCAATACCGTCCCCAAGAACGCAGGGGCGCAAGCCTAAAGTGCGGCGAGTGGAGACGGGATACGATCTGTTCGGCTCGGTTGATTCAAACTGA
- a CDS encoding MFS transporter: protein MKMKLGRPVRDLARVAKRRNLSALIGLLGAHAISQTGNVVTAFAVPFYVLGTGGSGTEVGLAAFFATAPIIIGGGFGGVFLDRVDRRRAAIVADLISGGAVLAIPLLALSVGLPFWGLLALVFLAGLLDTPGQTARRVMLPELSARAEVPLERSVGFLDGSERLAKLVGASLAGLLVAVLGPVAALFVNVVTFAISGTLTWLLVPSLEGEARGGARADSGVGADGAGVRRFPDAPGAQARPRASYWAELGQGLKFIVQDPLLRLIVALVMVTNLFDAARASSLMPLYADTHLGGAGALGLLVAVMAGCALVGNVLFGLVAHRLPRRVTFGICFLVAGGPSFLVFALHMPFSILLGVTALSGLASGALNPILGAVQLERVPDHMRGRVFGLTGAGAWAGVPMGALLGGVAADLVGISVAFGAIGVLYLVVTTSPFFGGSWRLMERGG, encoded by the coding sequence ATGAAAATGAAACTGGGTAGGCCGGTGCGAGATTTAGCGCGCGTGGCCAAGAGGCGAAACTTGTCTGCGTTGATTGGGCTGCTGGGTGCGCACGCAATTTCGCAGACCGGAAACGTGGTTACCGCATTTGCGGTGCCGTTTTATGTTCTTGGCACGGGCGGCTCGGGGACTGAGGTTGGGCTTGCGGCATTCTTTGCGACCGCGCCCATCATTATTGGCGGAGGCTTTGGTGGCGTGTTCCTTGACCGCGTGGACCGGCGCCGCGCGGCGATCGTTGCGGACCTGATAAGTGGCGGCGCGGTGCTTGCTATTCCGCTGCTTGCGCTCAGCGTTGGTCTGCCGTTTTGGGGTTTGCTCGCGCTGGTCTTTCTGGCCGGCCTGTTGGATACGCCGGGGCAGACGGCGCGGCGTGTCATGCTGCCGGAACTCAGCGCTCGGGCGGAAGTGCCGCTTGAGCGGAGCGTTGGATTTCTGGACGGCTCGGAGCGCTTGGCAAAGCTGGTTGGAGCCTCGCTCGCGGGCCTGTTGGTTGCGGTGTTGGGACCGGTTGCGGCGCTCTTTGTCAACGTAGTTACGTTCGCAATCTCTGGGACCCTGACGTGGTTACTTGTTCCATCGCTGGAGGGTGAGGCGCGAGGCGGGGCCCGGGCGGATTCTGGCGTTGGTGCGGATGGGGCTGGCGTGCGGAGGTTTCCCGATGCCCCAGGTGCGCAGGCCCGGCCGCGTGCGTCCTACTGGGCTGAGCTGGGGCAAGGATTGAAGTTTATTGTTCAAGATCCGCTCTTGCGCCTCATAGTCGCGTTGGTCATGGTGACAAACCTTTTCGATGCCGCTCGTGCGTCCTCACTGATGCCTCTGTATGCGGATACCCACTTGGGTGGGGCCGGTGCGCTGGGCCTGCTGGTTGCGGTTATGGCCGGCTGTGCGCTAGTGGGAAATGTGCTCTTTGGGCTTGTGGCGCACAGGTTGCCGCGCCGAGTCACCTTTGGCATCTGTTTCTTAGTGGCAGGTGGACCGTCGTTCCTAGTGTTTGCGCTTCACATGCCGTTTTCCATCCTTCTGGGCGTCACCGCCTTGAGTGGGTTAGCGTCAGGGGCGCTCAACCCGATTCTTGGTGCGGTTCAGCTTGAGCGGGTGCCCGATCATATGCGGGGCAGGGTATTTGGTCTGACCGGTGCGGGTGCGTGGGCTGGTGTTCCCATGGGCGCGCTGCTTGGGGGCGTGGCCGCAGATCTGGTGGGGATCTCAGTAGCCTTTGGGGCCATTGGGGTTCTGTATCTGGTGGTCACCACCAGCCCATTCTTTGGGGGATCCTGGCGGCTCATGGAACGTGGAGGCTGA